A portion of the Streptomyces platensis genome contains these proteins:
- a CDS encoding SRPBCC family protein has translation MGQVEAITQREIAADPEDVFDALADYSGTRPQLLPEHFSEYEVREGGDGKGTLVHWKLQATSKRVRDCLLEVDEPTDGQLVEKDRNSSMVTTWVVTPAGERRAKVVVTTTWQGAGGIGGFFERTFAPKGLGRIYDTLLANLAAHVEK, from the coding sequence ATGGGGCAGGTCGAGGCCATCACGCAGCGCGAGATCGCGGCGGACCCGGAGGACGTGTTCGACGCGCTCGCCGACTACTCCGGCACGCGTCCGCAGCTGCTGCCCGAGCACTTCAGCGAGTACGAGGTCCGCGAGGGCGGCGACGGCAAGGGCACCCTCGTCCACTGGAAGCTCCAGGCCACGAGCAAGCGGGTGCGCGACTGTCTGCTGGAGGTCGACGAGCCGACCGACGGCCAGCTCGTGGAGAAGGACCGCAACTCCTCGATGGTGACCACCTGGGTCGTCACCCCGGCCGGTGAGCGGCGCGCCAAGGTCGTCGTCACCACCACCTGGCAGGGCGCCGGCGGTATCGGCGGCTTCTTCGAGCGGACCTTCGCCCCCAAGGGACTCGGCCGGATCTACGACACCCTGCTGGCCAACCTCGCCGCCCACGTGGAGAAGTGA
- a CDS encoding serine hydrolase yields the protein MHGSRISTCARRGLAAVVAAGSLLTVLTTATPAAAGSASTPVDGSKVVCTSQQPGLAPALSQDIADALHGREGASALAIYDRRTRTHCEFQAGAHFDSASVVKVTVLAALLRQTEEAHRKLTPHEVRLTTAMITKSDNDATTALWRRVRPAGVQHFLSLAGMRHTVPGPHGAWGLTQITAGDQLKLMELLTTDNRVLTAASRGYALDLMHQVVPDQRWGVPAGAPDGASVHVKNGWLPRKTNGWRVNSVGTFNGHGNDYGMAVLSTGSHTMDDGVTTVERAARVIHRDLTH from the coding sequence ATGCACGGATCACGCATATCGACCTGCGCACGCCGCGGGCTGGCCGCGGTCGTGGCTGCCGGATCGCTGCTCACGGTGCTCACCACGGCGACCCCGGCCGCGGCCGGCTCCGCCAGCACGCCGGTGGACGGCTCCAAGGTCGTGTGCACCTCGCAGCAGCCGGGCCTGGCGCCCGCACTGTCCCAGGACATCGCCGACGCCCTCCACGGGCGGGAGGGCGCCTCGGCGCTGGCGATCTACGACCGGCGCACCCGGACCCACTGCGAGTTCCAGGCCGGCGCCCACTTCGACTCGGCGAGTGTGGTGAAGGTCACGGTGCTCGCGGCCCTGCTGCGGCAGACCGAGGAGGCGCACCGCAAGCTGACCCCGCACGAGGTGCGGCTCACCACCGCCATGATCACCAAGTCGGACAACGACGCGACCACCGCGCTCTGGCGCCGGGTCCGCCCGGCCGGCGTCCAGCACTTCCTGTCCCTGGCCGGTATGCGGCACACCGTCCCCGGCCCGCACGGCGCCTGGGGTCTCACCCAGATCACCGCCGGTGACCAGCTCAAACTGATGGAGCTGCTCACCACGGACAACCGCGTGCTCACCGCCGCCTCCCGCGGCTACGCCCTCGACCTGATGCACCAGGTCGTCCCCGACCAGCGCTGGGGTGTCCCGGCCGGTGCCCCCGACGGCGCCTCCGTACACGTCAAGAACGGCTGGCTGCCGCGCAAGACCAACGGCTGGCGGGTGAACAGCGTCGGCACCTTCAACGGCCACGGGAACGACTACGGCATGGCCGTCCTCTCCACCGGCAGCCACACCATGGACGACGGTGTGACCACCGTCGAACGCGCCGCCCGGGTCATCCACCGCGATCTGACGCACTGA
- a CDS encoding PucR family transcriptional regulator, with protein sequence MTELIAQSLCDRNPSFKEVIERGGHQQVARLIEDVLRSGRPLPEKVRAVMLRTDTDIHLVASALGDCLVSAPGEPPGLLIPASLADGKSGRARLKGVLRHRAAVVGHAVPPAEASSSVRAATRLLDLASAHDGPEAGVVFVDDHLSSLVLLQDESLTHTLIARRLRPLAGLTPERCERLEATLLAWLGGMGAPEVAKALSIHPQTVRYRMRQLEKLFGARLRDPRTRFEIEMALRSRQLMAATRRRRAAATRRPRAAPNPRKALPRR encoded by the coding sequence TTGACCGAACTGATCGCGCAGTCTCTTTGCGATCGCAACCCGAGCTTCAAGGAAGTCATCGAGCGAGGCGGTCACCAGCAGGTGGCCCGGCTGATCGAGGACGTGTTGCGGTCCGGCCGTCCACTGCCCGAGAAGGTGCGCGCGGTCATGCTGCGCACCGACACCGATATCCATCTGGTGGCGTCCGCGCTGGGCGACTGCCTCGTCAGCGCACCGGGCGAACCGCCGGGTCTGCTGATCCCCGCGTCACTGGCCGACGGCAAGAGCGGCCGGGCCAGGCTGAAGGGCGTCCTGCGCCATCGCGCCGCGGTGGTCGGCCATGCGGTGCCGCCGGCGGAGGCCTCCTCCTCGGTACGCGCCGCGACCCGGCTGCTGGACCTGGCGTCCGCGCACGACGGCCCCGAGGCCGGAGTGGTGTTCGTCGACGACCACCTCTCCTCGCTCGTCCTCCTCCAGGACGAGTCGCTGACCCACACCCTGATCGCCCGCCGACTGCGCCCGCTCGCGGGACTCACGCCGGAGCGGTGCGAGCGCCTGGAGGCCACCCTGCTCGCCTGGCTCGGCGGCATGGGCGCTCCGGAGGTGGCCAAGGCGCTCAGCATCCACCCGCAGACGGTCCGCTACCGGATGCGCCAGCTGGAGAAGCTGTTCGGCGCCCGCCTCCGGGACCCGCGGACCCGCTTCGAGATCGAGATGGCCCTCCGCAGCCGCCAGCTGATGGCGGCCACCCGCCGGCGCCGGGCGGCCGCCACCCGCCGACCGCGCGCCGCCCCCAACCCCCGCAAGGCCCTGCCACGCCGCTAG
- a CDS encoding MFS transporter has translation MGGTTLGERVERTDPPVSGAAMGPAPAPEPASHTGPAPASRPAPKPAPAPSPASSASKSAPALSPAPGPAPAASAEPVEPGTRAPVPVSSRRTRLVFAGLMPALLLAALGQTVVATALPEIVGELPGPGAMSWVVTSYLLASALGLPLHGKLGDHFGRKPAFLFALLLFTAGSALAGWSRTLDELIAFRAVQGVGGGGLIIGVLAIVADVVPPRARGRSMGLIGAAFGLAAVVGPLIGGFCIDHASWRWCFSLNVPFGAPAFLVIACARKLPRPARRGRPDIAGALLLAAFSICLVLLASWGGTTYAWDSRVVLGLGAGALGTALLFLAVEYFAAAPLIPLRLFRDAVFPVTGLVGAAVGIALFGAAGYLPTFLQSVDGATATESGLLMLPLLGGIVIASLVSGQLISRTGHYRAFPVLGCAMAVVGMWLLARMQQDTARADFSLWTGLLGLGIGCVLPVLVLAVRNSVRAAGPGTATGAHTCFRRIGGSVGAALFGILLADRLARRLDGRPASAQLPGPESITPQLLRALPASLRDSSLAAYADAMPTIFVYLVPVLVLGLVLAFFLKEKPLVSHAPHAPQATPSPQTSYGDPADPTAVPQARSAPDPAAVNSPDSGASYARAHSYAANGHAASGHTPNGRTPHGHAANRHATAMAGLPVCGTVQHHDGSIVPRAALTLIDVAGRQIGRGATGEDGRYALSTPGAGSYVLIAAAGGHQPQAVTVTVGERPVELDVVLGGAGRLAGTVTTADGTPVRDAMVTLTDVRGEVVATTRSGREGGYVIGELVAGEYTLASSAPAFRPAALPVTVQASRETRQDIELAGGAVLRGTVRAGGGRPVEDARVTLLDAAGNVVDTATTGPDGLFRFVDLSAGEYTVIAAGYPPVATVLQVAGGGRTERDLQLGHED, from the coding sequence GTGGGCGGGACCACCCTGGGCGAGCGGGTCGAGCGAACCGATCCGCCCGTATCCGGTGCGGCCATGGGGCCGGCACCGGCACCCGAACCGGCTTCGCATACGGGTCCGGCTCCGGCCTCACGTCCGGCTCCGAAGCCGGCTCCGGCTCCGAGCCCGGCTTCTTCGGCTTCGAAATCGGCTCCCGCGCTGAGCCCGGCGCCGGGCCCGGCTCCGGCCGCGAGCGCCGAGCCGGTGGAGCCGGGCACCCGTGCGCCGGTCCCGGTCAGCTCCCGCCGCACCCGTCTGGTCTTCGCCGGCCTGATGCCGGCGCTGCTGCTCGCGGCCCTCGGTCAGACCGTCGTCGCCACCGCGCTCCCGGAGATCGTCGGTGAGCTGCCCGGTCCGGGCGCGATGTCCTGGGTGGTGACCTCCTACCTGCTCGCCTCGGCCCTCGGACTGCCGCTCCACGGCAAGCTCGGCGACCACTTCGGCCGGAAGCCCGCCTTCCTCTTCGCCCTGCTCCTCTTCACCGCCGGCTCGGCGCTGGCCGGCTGGTCCCGCACCCTGGACGAACTGATCGCCTTCCGGGCCGTCCAGGGCGTGGGTGGCGGCGGACTGATCATCGGCGTCCTGGCGATCGTCGCCGACGTCGTCCCGCCACGGGCCCGCGGCCGCTCCATGGGCCTGATCGGTGCCGCCTTCGGTCTCGCCGCCGTCGTCGGCCCCCTGATCGGCGGTTTCTGCATCGACCATGCCTCCTGGCGCTGGTGCTTCTCGCTCAATGTCCCGTTCGGTGCGCCGGCGTTCCTGGTCATCGCCTGTGCGCGGAAGCTGCCCCGGCCCGCGCGGCGCGGCCGGCCGGACATCGCCGGGGCGCTGCTGCTCGCCGCGTTCTCCATCTGCCTGGTCCTGCTGGCCAGTTGGGGCGGTACCACCTACGCCTGGGACTCGCGGGTCGTCCTCGGCCTCGGCGCCGGTGCGCTCGGCACCGCCCTGCTGTTCCTGGCGGTCGAGTACTTCGCCGCCGCACCGCTGATCCCGCTGCGGCTGTTCCGCGATGCGGTCTTCCCCGTCACCGGCCTGGTCGGCGCCGCCGTCGGCATCGCGCTCTTCGGCGCCGCCGGCTATCTGCCGACCTTCCTCCAGAGCGTCGACGGTGCCACGGCCACCGAGTCCGGGCTGCTGATGCTGCCCCTGCTGGGCGGCATCGTGATCGCCTCCCTCGTCTCCGGCCAACTCATCAGCAGGACCGGCCACTACAGGGCCTTCCCGGTCCTGGGGTGCGCGATGGCCGTGGTGGGGATGTGGCTGCTGGCGCGGATGCAACAGGACACCGCGCGGGCGGACTTCAGCCTCTGGACGGGCCTCCTCGGCCTCGGTATCGGCTGTGTCCTGCCGGTGCTGGTGCTCGCCGTGCGGAACTCCGTACGCGCCGCCGGCCCCGGCACCGCGACCGGCGCCCATACCTGCTTCCGGCGGATCGGCGGCAGCGTCGGTGCGGCTCTCTTCGGCATCCTCCTCGCCGACCGGCTGGCCCGCCGGCTCGACGGCCGGCCGGCGTCGGCGCAGCTGCCCGGTCCGGAGTCGATCACCCCGCAACTGCTGCGTGCGCTGCCCGCCTCGCTGCGCGACAGCTCTCTCGCCGCGTACGCGGACGCCATGCCAACGATCTTCGTCTACCTCGTGCCGGTGCTCGTCCTGGGCCTTGTGCTCGCCTTCTTCCTGAAAGAGAAACCCCTGGTGTCCCACGCCCCTCATGCTCCGCAGGCCACTCCGTCCCCGCAGACGTCGTACGGCGACCCGGCCGACCCCACCGCCGTACCGCAGGCGCGTAGCGCTCCGGACCCGGCCGCCGTCAACTCTCCTGACTCCGGCGCCTCTTATGCCCGCGCGCACAGCTATGCCGCCAACGGACACGCCGCCAGCGGACACACCCCCAATGGACGCACCCCCCATGGACACGCCGCCAACCGACACGCCACCGCCATGGCCGGCCTCCCGGTCTGCGGCACCGTCCAGCACCACGACGGCAGCATCGTGCCGCGCGCCGCGCTCACCCTCATCGATGTCGCCGGCCGGCAGATCGGCCGCGGTGCCACCGGAGAGGACGGCCGGTACGCGCTGAGCACACCGGGCGCCGGCTCCTATGTGCTGATCGCGGCGGCGGGCGGCCATCAGCCGCAGGCGGTCACCGTCACCGTCGGCGAACGGCCGGTCGAGCTGGATGTGGTGCTCGGCGGCGCGGGTCGGCTGGCGGGCACCGTCACCACCGCCGACGGCACCCCCGTACGCGATGCCATGGTCACCCTCACCGATGTACGCGGCGAGGTCGTCGCCACCACCCGCAGCGGACGCGAAGGCGGCTATGTCATCGGGGAGTTGGTGGCCGGTGAGTACACCCTGGCGTCCAGCGCCCCGGCGTTCCGGCCCGCCGCGCTGCCGGTGACCGTCCAGGCATCCCGGGAGACCCGCCAGGACATCGAACTCGCCGGTGGCGCGGTGCTCCGCGGGACCGTACGGGCCGGCGGCGGACGCCCCGTCGAGGACGCCAGGGTCACCCTGCTGGACGCCGCCGGCAACGTCGTCGACACCGCGACCACCGGGCCGGACGGGCTGTTCCGCTTCGTGGATCTGTCGGCCGGCGAGTACACCGTCATCGCCGCCGGATACCCGCCGGTGGCCACCGTCCTCCAGGTCGCCGGCGGCGGCCGCACCGAACGCGACCTCCAACTGGGGCACGAGGACTGA
- a CDS encoding M20/M25/M40 family metallo-hydrolase, which produces MAEVDFAGQPGTGQVSGVDQQALDEVVRFTSELIRIDTSNAGDGTCQERPAAEYVAERLAGAGLEPTLLERSKGRTNVVARIEGTDPTADALLVHGHLDVVPAEPADWTVHPFSGEIRDGVVWGRGAIDMKNMDAMVLATVRRWARSGVRPRRDIVLAFTADEEASAEDGSGFLADRHPGLFDGCTEGISESGAFTFHAGNGRQLYPVAAGERGTAWLKLTARGRAGHGSKVNHDNAVSRLAAAVARIGAHDWPVRLTPTVRAALRELAALYGVDTDVDAPDFDVDALLSRLGRAAELVEPTVRNSANPTMLAAGYKVNVIPGTAVAHVDGRVLPGGEAEFRTTMDALTGPGVSWEYHHREVALEAPVDSPTFAAMRAAIERFDPDGQVVPYCMSGGTDAKQFSRLGIAGYGFSPLKLPEGFDYQALFHGVDECVPVEGLHFGVRVLDHFLRAV; this is translated from the coding sequence ATGGCTGAGGTGGACTTCGCCGGGCAGCCCGGGACCGGGCAGGTATCCGGCGTGGATCAGCAGGCGCTCGACGAGGTGGTGCGGTTCACCTCCGAGCTGATCCGGATCGACACCAGCAACGCCGGTGACGGCACCTGTCAGGAGCGCCCGGCCGCCGAGTACGTCGCCGAGCGGCTGGCCGGGGCCGGACTGGAGCCCACGCTGCTGGAGCGCAGCAAGGGCCGTACGAACGTGGTCGCCCGCATCGAGGGCACCGACCCCACGGCCGATGCCCTGCTCGTGCACGGCCATCTCGACGTGGTGCCCGCCGAGCCCGCCGACTGGACCGTGCACCCCTTCTCCGGGGAGATCCGCGACGGTGTGGTCTGGGGCCGCGGCGCCATCGACATGAAGAACATGGACGCGATGGTGCTCGCCACGGTCCGCCGGTGGGCCCGCAGCGGGGTGCGGCCGCGGCGGGACATCGTGCTCGCCTTCACCGCCGACGAAGAGGCCAGCGCCGAGGACGGCTCCGGCTTCCTGGCCGACCGGCACCCCGGCCTCTTCGACGGCTGCACCGAAGGCATCAGCGAGTCCGGGGCCTTCACCTTCCACGCCGGCAACGGGCGGCAGTTGTACCCGGTCGCGGCGGGGGAGCGCGGGACGGCCTGGCTGAAGCTGACCGCCCGGGGGCGGGCCGGGCACGGCTCGAAGGTCAACCACGACAACGCCGTCAGCCGGCTCGCCGCGGCCGTGGCCCGGATCGGCGCGCACGACTGGCCGGTCCGGCTCACCCCGACGGTGCGGGCCGCGCTCCGTGAACTCGCCGCGCTGTATGGCGTCGACACCGATGTCGACGCGCCGGACTTCGACGTCGACGCGCTGCTGAGCAGGCTCGGCAGGGCCGCCGAACTGGTCGAGCCGACCGTTCGCAACAGTGCCAATCCGACGATGCTGGCGGCCGGTTACAAGGTCAATGTGATCCCGGGGACCGCCGTCGCCCATGTCGACGGCCGGGTGCTCCCCGGCGGCGAGGCGGAGTTCCGTACGACCATGGACGCGCTCACGGGGCCCGGGGTGAGCTGGGAGTACCACCATCGCGAGGTCGCGCTGGAGGCCCCGGTCGACTCCCCGACGTTCGCCGCGATGCGGGCCGCGATCGAGCGCTTCGACCCGGACGGCCAGGTCGTGCCGTACTGCATGTCCGGCGGAACCGACGCCAAGCAGTTCTCCCGGCTGGGCATCGCCGGCTATGGCTTCTCCCCGCTGAAGCTGCCCGAGGGCTTCGACTACCAGGCGCTCTTCCACGGGGTGGACGAATGCGTGCCGGTCGAGGGGCTGCATTTCGGCGTCCGGGTGCTCGATCATTTCCTGCGCGCGGTCTGA
- a CDS encoding Rv2578c family radical SAM protein, whose amino-acid sequence MRWDNLGESPSALFGTDVVSRTIDTPEFRGITFHEVRARSIVNRVPGASRMPFEWTVNPYRGCSHACVYCFARKTHSYLDLDTGQDFDSQIVVKVNAPELLRRELAGRRWRGDHIAMGTNVDCYQRAEGRYRLMPGIIEALRDHANPFSILTKGTLILRDLPLLQQAAEVTDVGISVSVGFLDRELWRTVEPGTPAPDRRLDVVRTLTAHGIPCGVLMAPVIPFLGDAPDQLRATVRAIAEAGAGSVTPLVLHLRPGAREWFMTWLGQHHPHLVRRYTTMYADGAYAPKWYQRRITRQVHELAAEYGIGPARPGEARRIPPPDAAPEAAGSPGDEAHHPAEPTQLTLI is encoded by the coding sequence ATGCGCTGGGACAATCTCGGCGAAAGCCCGTCCGCGCTGTTCGGCACGGATGTCGTCAGCCGGACGATCGACACCCCCGAGTTCCGCGGGATCACCTTCCACGAGGTGCGCGCCCGCTCGATCGTGAACCGTGTCCCGGGCGCCTCCCGGATGCCGTTCGAATGGACCGTGAACCCCTACCGCGGCTGTAGCCACGCCTGCGTCTACTGCTTCGCCCGCAAGACGCACAGCTACCTCGACCTGGACACCGGCCAGGACTTCGACTCGCAGATCGTGGTGAAGGTCAACGCCCCCGAGCTGCTGCGCCGCGAGCTGGCCGGGCGCCGCTGGCGCGGTGACCACATAGCCATGGGCACCAACGTCGACTGCTATCAGCGCGCCGAGGGCCGCTACCGTCTGATGCCCGGCATCATCGAGGCCCTGCGCGATCACGCCAACCCGTTCTCGATCCTCACCAAGGGCACGCTCATCCTGCGCGATCTGCCGCTGCTCCAGCAGGCCGCCGAGGTCACCGACGTCGGCATCTCGGTCTCCGTCGGCTTCCTGGACCGCGAGCTGTGGCGCACGGTCGAGCCCGGCACCCCCGCCCCGGACCGCCGGCTGGACGTGGTGCGCACGCTCACCGCGCACGGCATCCCGTGCGGTGTGCTGATGGCGCCGGTGATCCCGTTCCTCGGGGACGCGCCGGACCAGCTGCGGGCCACGGTCCGGGCCATCGCGGAGGCCGGCGCCGGGTCCGTCACCCCGCTGGTGCTGCATCTGCGGCCCGGCGCCCGCGAATGGTTCATGACGTGGCTGGGGCAGCATCACCCGCATCTGGTGCGGCGCTACACCACGATGTACGCGGACGGCGCCTACGCCCCCAAGTGGTACCAGCGCCGGATCACCCGCCAGGTGCATGAACTCGCCGCGGAGTACGGCATCGGGCCCGCCCGGCCCGGCGAGGCCCGCCGGATCCCGCCGCCGGACGCCGCTCCCGAAGCGGCCGGAAGCCCCGGCGACGAGGCCCACCACCCCGCGGAACCGACCCAGTTGACCCTGATATGA
- a CDS encoding M55 family metallopeptidase: MKILISADMEGATGVTWPADVLPGTPQWERCRHMFTSDVNAAIAGFFDGGADEVLVNEAHWTMRNLLLEQLDERAQMLTGRHKSLSMVEGVQHGDVDGIAFVGYHTGAGTEGVLAHTYLANTLTGVWVDGTRASEGYLNSLVVAEYGVPVVLVTGDDRTCQDALGYAPQAPGVAVKDYVSRYAAVCRPPARTAAEIRAAAHKGAALAVRHEPSRRGPFRFELEFDAEHLVGAATCVPGVERCGERRIAYTGQNMYEAIRCFKAVTTVVSSAVEEQYG, translated from the coding sequence GTGAAGATCCTCATCTCCGCGGACATGGAAGGCGCCACGGGCGTGACCTGGCCGGCCGATGTGCTGCCGGGAACACCCCAGTGGGAGCGCTGCCGCCACATGTTCACGTCCGACGTGAATGCGGCGATCGCCGGATTCTTCGACGGCGGCGCCGACGAGGTGCTGGTCAACGAGGCGCACTGGACGATGCGCAATCTGCTGCTGGAACAGCTCGACGAGCGCGCGCAGATGCTCACCGGCCGGCACAAATCGCTCAGCATGGTCGAGGGGGTGCAGCACGGAGACGTCGACGGGATCGCCTTCGTCGGCTACCACACCGGCGCGGGCACCGAAGGCGTCCTCGCGCACACCTACCTCGCCAACACCCTCACCGGCGTCTGGGTCGACGGCACCCGCGCGAGCGAGGGCTATCTGAACTCCCTGGTGGTGGCCGAGTACGGGGTCCCCGTGGTGCTGGTCACCGGCGACGACCGCACCTGCCAGGACGCCCTCGGCTATGCCCCGCAGGCGCCCGGGGTGGCGGTCAAGGACTATGTGTCGCGCTATGCGGCGGTGTGCCGGCCGCCGGCCCGTACCGCGGCCGAGATCCGGGCCGCCGCCCACAAGGGAGCGGCGCTGGCGGTGCGTCATGAACCGTCCCGGCGCGGGCCGTTCCGCTTCGAGCTGGAATTCGACGCCGAACACCTGGTGGGCGCGGCCACCTGCGTGCCGGGCGTGGAACGATGCGGGGAGCGCCGCATCGCGTACACCGGTCAGAACATGTACGAGGCCATCCGGTGCTTCAAGGCGGTGACCACCGTCGTGTCGTCTGCCGTGGAGGAACAATATGGCTGA
- a CDS encoding class I SAM-dependent methyltransferase, with the protein MSETVQPLVRQAYPPPAHQPTPHSGRNSVPGRVKADLEGVPETALWTLHHRAAEAARPDTVLPDPRAVQLVTEIEFPFQERLGAARPWLAQAVALRALGFDGVVRAFLADCPDGTVVALGEGLETQFWRVDNGRAQWVTVDLDAPLALRRRLLPHGARQRLVACDARDSQWMAGIDPSRGVLVTAQGLLMYLQPAQVTRLIAACADAFPGGMMLFDTVSRRFSARTRAKGPGGHRLPPMPWGMDAADRKQLWQAHPAISEVSEVPLPRGRGFLGHLAPCAAAVPLLRTDRPLITKLRFGTAPASLTGQP; encoded by the coding sequence ATGAGCGAGACCGTGCAGCCGCTGGTCCGGCAGGCGTACCCGCCGCCGGCTCACCAGCCCACACCGCACTCCGGGAGGAACTCAGTGCCAGGCCGCGTCAAGGCAGACCTGGAGGGCGTGCCCGAAACGGCGTTGTGGACGCTCCATCACCGCGCCGCCGAGGCCGCCCGCCCGGACACGGTGCTGCCCGATCCACGCGCCGTACAGCTCGTCACCGAGATCGAATTCCCCTTCCAGGAGCGGCTGGGCGCCGCCCGGCCCTGGCTGGCGCAAGCCGTCGCCCTGCGGGCCCTCGGATTCGACGGCGTGGTGCGCGCGTTTCTCGCCGACTGTCCGGACGGCACCGTGGTCGCTCTCGGCGAGGGCCTGGAGACCCAGTTCTGGCGGGTGGACAACGGCCGGGCCCAGTGGGTGACCGTCGACCTCGATGCCCCGTTGGCGCTGCGGCGGCGCCTGCTGCCCCACGGGGCGCGGCAGCGCCTGGTGGCCTGCGACGCCCGCGACAGCCAATGGATGGCGGGCATCGATCCCTCGCGCGGCGTCCTGGTGACCGCGCAGGGGCTGCTGATGTATCTCCAGCCCGCACAGGTGACCCGGCTGATCGCCGCCTGCGCCGATGCGTTCCCCGGCGGGATGATGCTGTTCGACACCGTCTCGCGGCGGTTCAGCGCCCGCACCCGCGCGAAGGGACCCGGTGGCCATCGGCTGCCCCCGATGCCCTGGGGCATGGACGCGGCCGACCGGAAGCAGCTGTGGCAGGCCCATCCGGCGATCAGCGAGGTGTCCGAGGTGCCGCTCCCCAGGGGCCGCGGCTTCCTCGGCCATCTCGCTCCCTGCGCCGCGGCCGTGCCCCTGCTCCGCACCGACCGCCCGCTGATCACCAAGCTGCGTTTCGGCACGGCCCCTGCCTCTCTTACGGGTCAGCCCTGA